The Variovorax paradoxus genome window below encodes:
- a CDS encoding response regulator transcription factor, giving the protein MSTSARAAVLLVDDHALVRLGFRALTQAHGAYTGEGMEALEASTLAEAMALYERHRCAIGLVLLDLALPDTQGLSGLVEFQARFPDATIAMLSGSRQPAQVQAALAMGAVAWLQKGGDLQELAHFLRRWREDGVPPPGDAADAADPATAPGQALGLRQQQVLRHVLEGMSNREIAEAMSLGEGTVKNHVTSLLLRFGMRSRSQLISRLGAQG; this is encoded by the coding sequence ATGTCCACCTCCGCCCGAGCCGCCGTCCTGCTGGTCGACGACCATGCGCTGGTGCGCCTGGGCTTTCGCGCGCTGACGCAGGCGCACGGCGCCTACACCGGCGAGGGCATGGAGGCGCTGGAAGCCAGCACGCTGGCCGAGGCGATGGCGCTCTACGAGCGGCACCGCTGCGCGATCGGCCTGGTGCTGCTCGACCTCGCGCTGCCCGACACGCAGGGCCTGTCGGGCCTGGTCGAGTTCCAGGCCCGCTTTCCCGACGCCACCATCGCCATGCTCTCGGGCAGCCGGCAACCGGCCCAGGTGCAGGCGGCGCTCGCGATGGGCGCGGTGGCGTGGCTGCAGAAGGGCGGCGACCTGCAGGAGCTCGCGCACTTCCTGCGCCGCTGGCGCGAGGACGGCGTGCCGCCGCCGGGCGATGCAGCCGATGCAGCCGATCCCGCCACGGCGCCGGGGCAGGCCCTGGGGCTGCGCCAGCAGCAGGTGCTGCGGCACGTGCTCGAGGGCATGTCGAACCGCGAGATCGCCGAAGCGATGTCGCTCGGCGAGGGCACGGTGAAGAACCACGTCACCAGCCTGCTGCTGCGCTTCGGCATGCGCTCGCGCTCGCAGCTCATCAGCCGGCTCGGCGCGCAGGGCTGA
- a CDS encoding response regulator, translated as MGDDGLDTLGLPAADPARQARVEARVRERQADQVLAYLRRLPYSYAGFVLVAVIGWRHGLRLSLPCWLSALAVVTFLRCRQGRRIERLSPPARAAALPVLLRGFLAGGLLNGAILPFVFMAPGDDFAPLAVSAILILVLSVGADGVAGSTRAFASLSLPPTLLMSLGWFLRGTPIDVLIGFGPWLAYFLLLAGVRDRARTLHALMEMVDANLHLSNVAREERDRARELSAAKTRFLAAASHDLRQPLHAISLFGAALEHELGGHPAQANARRLMGAVRTLDSSLDAMLDISQLDAGVVRTELRPLPLQGLFERVFDLFEPRANQRELELRVRSSPLWVRSDAQLLQRLLGNLVDNALKYTERGGVVVRARARGDAVWLEVRDTGIGIAEQHRARVFDEFYQAGNAGRDRSRGLGVGLSIVQRIAALLAHPLVLRTREGRGTCFRLVLPAAEAPPVEAVAAAAAQPWQTVLPPLGQGELARRVLVLDDDADARAAMVEVLRAFGVQAASVDTEAAALAALREAQEGGAPFEAALCDWRLRDGEDGLAAAQRLRAADGGLHVLMVTGETDPLRLQALQASGLPVLFKPVEARQLVSALVIDRAIGRAAAAASA; from the coding sequence GTGGGCGACGACGGGCTGGACACGCTCGGGCTGCCCGCCGCCGATCCGGCGCGGCAGGCCCGCGTCGAGGCGCGCGTGCGCGAGCGGCAGGCCGACCAGGTGCTGGCCTACCTGCGGCGATTGCCCTATTCCTATGCCGGCTTCGTGCTGGTGGCGGTGATCGGCTGGCGCCACGGGCTGCGGCTGTCGCTGCCGTGCTGGCTCTCGGCGCTGGCCGTCGTCACCTTCCTGCGCTGCCGCCAGGGACGCCGGATCGAGCGCCTGAGCCCTCCCGCGCGCGCGGCCGCGCTGCCGGTGCTGCTGCGCGGCTTCCTCGCGGGCGGGCTGCTCAATGGCGCGATCCTGCCCTTCGTGTTCATGGCACCGGGCGACGACTTCGCGCCGCTGGCCGTTTCGGCGATCCTGATCCTGGTGCTCTCGGTGGGCGCCGACGGGGTGGCCGGTTCCACGCGCGCCTTCGCGAGCCTCTCGCTGCCGCCCACGCTGCTGATGTCGCTGGGCTGGTTCCTGCGCGGCACGCCGATCGACGTGCTGATCGGTTTCGGCCCCTGGCTCGCCTACTTCCTGCTGCTGGCCGGCGTGCGCGACCGCGCGCGCACCCTGCATGCGCTGATGGAGATGGTCGACGCCAACCTGCACCTGTCGAACGTGGCGCGCGAGGAGCGCGACCGCGCGCGCGAACTGAGCGCCGCCAAGACGCGCTTCCTCGCGGCGGCCAGCCACGACCTGCGCCAGCCGCTGCATGCCATCAGCCTGTTCGGCGCCGCGCTCGAGCACGAGCTGGGCGGCCATCCCGCGCAGGCCAATGCGCGCCGGCTGATGGGCGCGGTGCGCACGCTCGACAGCTCGCTCGACGCGATGCTCGACATCTCGCAGCTCGACGCGGGCGTGGTCCGCACCGAGCTGCGGCCGTTGCCGCTGCAGGGCCTCTTCGAGCGCGTGTTCGACCTGTTCGAGCCGCGCGCCAACCAGCGCGAGCTGGAGCTGCGCGTGCGCTCCAGCCCGCTGTGGGTGCGCAGCGATGCGCAGCTGCTGCAGCGCCTGCTGGGCAACCTGGTGGACAACGCGCTCAAGTACACCGAGCGCGGTGGCGTGGTGGTGCGCGCCCGGGCGCGCGGCGACGCGGTGTGGCTCGAGGTGCGCGACACCGGCATCGGCATCGCCGAGCAGCATCGCGCGCGCGTGTTCGACGAGTTCTACCAGGCCGGCAATGCCGGACGCGACCGCTCGCGCGGCCTGGGCGTGGGGCTGTCGATCGTGCAGCGCATCGCGGCGCTGCTCGCGCATCCGCTGGTGCTGCGCACGCGCGAGGGGCGCGGCACCTGCTTCCGGCTGGTGCTGCCCGCGGCCGAGGCGCCGCCGGTGGAGGCCGTCGCCGCGGCGGCCGCGCAGCCCTGGCAGACCGTGTTGCCGCCGTTGGGCCAGGGCGAACTCGCGCGGCGCGTGCTGGTGCTCGACGACGATGCCGACGCGCGCGCGGCGATGGTCGAGGTGCTGCGCGCCTTCGGCGTGCAGGCCGCGAGCGTGGACACCGAGGCGGCCGCCCTGGCGGCGTTGCGCGAGGCGCAAGAGGGCGGCGCGCCGTTCGAGGCCGCGCTGTGCGACTGGCGGCTGCGCGACGGCGAGGATGGCCTCGCGGCCGCACAGCGCCTGCGCGCGGCCGACGGCGGCCTGCACGTGCTGATGGTCACGGGCGAGACCGACCCGCTGCGGCTGCAGGCGCTGCAGGCCAGCGGCCTGCCGGTGCTGTTCAAGCCGGTGGAGGCCCGGCAGCTGGTGTCGGCGCTGGTGATCGATCGCGCCATCGGCCGAGCCGCGGCGGCGGCCTCTGCCTGA